A window of Terriglobales bacterium genomic DNA:
CGCGAACTGGGTGAAGTGCAGGCGCCAGAGCTGCAGCCGGCACCGGTGGTAGTGGCGCATCCTGCGGCCACAGTGCTGGGATTGCTGATGCTTCGTGCGCAAAAAGCAGTGCCCGTGCGCACGGCGGTAGTCACGGTTTTTGAGCCCGCTTCGGAACGTGGGCGTCCCGGACTGGATGAGCTACACGGCCAGACCGTGAGCATTCTCTCCTTCCAGCAGCTGCCTAAGGATGTCTTTGACGTACAGGTAGCATTCAACGCGGTTTCGCGTTACGGGGAGAAGGCAGTGGCCTCTCTGGAATCGGCGGAGCGCCGTATGCTCGATCACTTCCGCCGCATCACCCGCGAGCGCGTGCTAGTGCCCTCGATCATGCTGCTGCAAGCCCCCATCTTCCATGCCTACGCCTTCTCGTTGTATCTGGAACTGGAGAAGCCGCTGGCCTTGGGGGACTTCACGCAAGCGTTGTCAGGAGAGCATGTCTCGGTGACACGCACGGCGGAGGATGCCCCCAGCAGCGTGACCGCCGCCGGGCAGGACGATATCCTGATTTCGCTGCGCCGTGATCCACTGCGCGATCATGGCGTTTGGATATGGGCCGCGGCCGACAATCTTCGGGTAACGGCGCTCAACGCAGTTGCCTGCGCCGAACAGCTAGCCAGCTCACGCCCTCGAGGGAAGGTGCAGTGAAGATTGGGCGCCCCTTGGGCAAAGAATTCTGCCGGTTTGTCCTGAGCGCACTTGCAGGCACGTTCATCATTCTCGGGGGCTGCGGCTATCACACAACCACTCACAGCGATCGCCTTCCGACCGATGTGCACACGATCGCCATTCCTGCTTTCGTCAATCAGAGCCAGTCGTATCGGGTGGAGCAGATCCTGACAGCCGCGGTGGTCCGCGAATTCAACACCCGCACGCGCTATCGCGTGCTCAGCCAGACCAGCGACGCTGCGGACGCCACACTTCGGGGCACGGTTATCCAGACCCAGGCTGCGCCTTTGACTTATGACTCGCAGACCGGTCGTGCTTCCAGCGCTATTGTGACGGTTGCGCTGCGGGTTTCGCTGGTGGATCGCAAAGGCAGTGTGCTCTACGACAATCCCAACTACGTGTTTCGCGAGCAGTACCAGGTGTCGCGCGAGCTTTCCAGCTTCTTCGACGAAGAAACTCCGGCCATGGACCGGCTCGCTCGCGATTTTGCCCGCACCCTGATCAGCAATGTCCTGGAGGCCTTCTAGGTGAGAGCCTTCGCCCAAACTGATCACTTCGTCGCCGAGATCAAAGAACGCAAGCTCAAGCCCGGCTATCTGTTCGTCGGCGACGAGGCTTTTTTTCGCAAACGGTGCCGCGATGCGATTCTTCGTCACCTGATCCCTTCCGATCTGCGCGAGTTCAGCTTGTATGATCTCGATCTGGCAGAAACTGAGCTGGTGGAAATTCTGGATCGCGCGCGCACCCCTTCGCTGATGGCGCCGTTCCAGGTGTTCTTCATCCGCAGCATTAAACAGCTTTACACTCGCGGCTCACATGAGAGCGAGTTCGAGGCTATCAAGCAATACTTCGCCAATCCCAATCCCGATGCCATGCTGGTTTTTGTAGCCGACCACATCAGCATTCCGGCGGATGCCCGGCGCATGGATATGGTCGATCGCGAGCGGTACGAACGAATTCGCGACACCCTGGGCGACTACTGCGCGATTGTCGAGCTGGCGCGCGTGCAGGAAGACGACGCCGTGCGCTGGGCCAAGGAAACCGCAGCTGCCGAGGGCGTGACCATTGAGCCCGATGCCGCGCATGAGCTCATCGATTCGCTGGGCGCCGACATGATGCTGGTTTCGAGCGAGCTGGAAAAATTGATTCTCTACACCGGGGAGAAAAAGCGAATCACTCTGGGGGACGTGGAGACAACGGTACTTGCAGCCAAACAGCGGACACTGTACGAACTGACGGATGCAATTTCTTCCAAGGACCGGCTGCGCGCTCTGGAGATCCTGGATGCGATTCTCTCCACCGGCGATGGCGAGGAGGCCGCGATTGGTCACCTCTATATGCTGGCCAAGACCTTCCGCCAGATGCTGGTGATTTTTGAAAAGCGAGTGCGC
This region includes:
- a CDS encoding Asd/ArgC dimerization domain-containing protein, translated to MNGRESKPATGRSAAATQGLYRVAIVGAGTLKGKELAEILPETNIPTVDVKLLDDDESLGQLEAVGDEMTFFQTVTRDNFDSVDFAFFASEEKFTRRHWQMARQAGSAIIDLSYGLEGEAGSSVRAPWIDRELGEVQAPELQPAPVVVAHPAATVLGLLMLRAQKAVPVRTAVVTVFEPASERGRPGLDELHGQTVSILSFQQLPKDVFDVQVAFNAVSRYGEKAVASLESAERRMLDHFRRITRERVLVPSIMLLQAPIFHAYAFSLYLELEKPLALGDFTQALSGEHVSVTRTAEDAPSSVTAAGQDDILISLRRDPLRDHGVWIWAAADNLRVTALNAVACAEQLASSRPRGKVQ
- a CDS encoding LptE family protein; its protein translation is MKIGRPLGKEFCRFVLSALAGTFIILGGCGYHTTTHSDRLPTDVHTIAIPAFVNQSQSYRVEQILTAAVVREFNTRTRYRVLSQTSDAADATLRGTVIQTQAAPLTYDSQTGRASSAIVTVALRVSLVDRKGSVLYDNPNYVFREQYQVSRELSSFFDEETPAMDRLARDFARTLISNVLEAF
- the holA gene encoding DNA polymerase III subunit delta; protein product: MRAFAQTDHFVAEIKERKLKPGYLFVGDEAFFRKRCRDAILRHLIPSDLREFSLYDLDLAETELVEILDRARTPSLMAPFQVFFIRSIKQLYTRGSHESEFEAIKQYFANPNPDAMLVFVADHISIPADARRMDMVDRERYERIRDTLGDYCAIVELARVQEDDAVRWAKETAAAEGVTIEPDAAHELIDSLGADMMLVSSELEKLILYTGEKKRITLGDVETTVLAAKQRTLYELTDAISSKDRLRALEILDAILSTGDGEEAAIGHLYMLAKTFRQMLVIFEKRVRDSRALWQALWQGFRVPPFAAEDIIRQARRYRSRRELTRALRLIARADLALRSSPPSKRLVLERLVLDLASEPQAVEVSASPSQQQELGV